TGGCCCTTAGCCGATCATGAGTTAAGCAACAAGCTGTGGATGGATGGGGTGATGGCTACTTCCATTTGGCCGGGACAGCGGGTAGACATCCGTATGGCAAATTGTCAGGCAAAATTTATTATCTTGCGGGACAACTATTCCTATTACCAGACGCTACGAGAAAAGCTGCTTTGGGCAGGAGCGCGGATTAGGTATAGCAACAATCACCGCAATTGAATATACTCTAACGAAACCTGCACAGCGCAGCGCGACTTCAACCATCAAGCAGGCAGTTAGTTGCCCCTTCTCTAATTGCAGGAGGGGCTTTACAATAAACAACCAATCCAAGTGGACTGGGTGCAAAAAGAGTGATTAATGTTTTGCCTCGCGCCAGAGGTGAAGAATTTATTTTTCAAAAAAAGTAATACTATAATAGATTTAGCAGCGGCTCAATACCTTTCAAAAAAGGTAATAGCAATTTAATAGATAAATATGAGAAAGGCAACAGCCACTCAGTACCAACTTTAAAAGGTATTGAGTGGCTGTTGTCGTTTTTTAATAAATAAATGTCATGTTTGACAAAATTTTACAACGCATACGGCAGAAGATTGGCGCTCAACAGTATGTGAGGACACTCCACGCAAAAGAAGAGATGGAGGATGACGGTTTGACAATCTACGACATCGAACAAGGAATAATGACAGGTGAGGTATTGGAACGCCAAAAAGATAGGGCGACAAGCGAACCAAAATACCGCATTAGAGGCGAAACCGTTGGTGGTGGGGAAGTCGAGATAATCGCCAAGCTAAGTTTGACATATACTTTAAAACCAAGAAAATGCCAGATGGTGTGCCATTATTGTCGCAAAGAAGGTGTACAAAACCGCAGGATTACTAGGACGTATGGTAAAGGGGAAGACTTGCTGGTGATAGAGAATATTCCAGTGGTGAGTTGCCCTAATTGCGGCGAGAGATACCTAACGGCAGCAACCCTTCACGAAATCGAGCGCATTAAACTACAACGTAAAACCTTGGCTGTTGAACGTCTTGTGGAAGTGGCTAGCTTTCCTTTGTGAGAATAGCGCAACCCAAGAGGGCGATCGCCGATTTCTATCTCAAATCGCGATCGCTCATTACTGTTATTACTTCTGGGATAATTTTTTAGGCTCTTTTCCAGTTAACACCCAAGAAATTTGTCCCTTTTTGGGAGAAATTCGCTTGCCACTCTTAAGGTCTTTTACCTGAAAATGTAAATGCGGGCCTGTGCTGCGTCCCGTGTTACCAGTACCGCCAACAACTTTTCCAGCATCAACCTTAATCTTGGGGCCGTTTGTATCTGCTTTGCACCAAGATAAGTGGAGAGCGTCAAACTTCAACGACGGCAAAGATGGAGATGTCATCGTCGCCACCAGTCCCCCTCCCTTGGAATCTGTCCAACACCACAAATTTGTTTGGGTTCCAGGTTTGCCGATAGCGTAGATGTTGGTACCGCTGGGGGTCGCCAAGTCTACTCCGCCATGAAAGCGGTATCCTCCAGTTACGGGGTGCATCCGCATACCATAAGGGGATGTCACGGTGTAGCTGGCAACATAATCACCTTTGTAGGCTGCCTTTTTCATGTTGGGCGTCCAGGAATCAATATCTGAAACAGTCGCCTCATTGTTATCCGATGCAGGGGTAAGCGGTTGCAACTTGGGTGGCGGTTCTACTTTGCCTTCGTCGGAGGGTTGCTCTAGTAAAATGGCTGGAACTGTCTCTGGCTCGTCGGGTTCAAAACTCAGCGCGGGGGTGTCAGATCTGACTTGGCTCACGAGCGCGATCGCAGAACGTTGCACGACAGGCAAATATTTGCCCGCACTAGCTACTAGAATAGGCGGCGGCTCTACGACAGGCTCGAAACTCAGCGCGGGGGAATTAGGTAGAAAAGTGGCTGGCTTTGGCTGGCGATCGCGAAGCGCTGCTGCGAAGCGCAGATCGCGTTGCACTTTTTGGGCGACCTTTGTTGGCGCGGAAGCAACTAAAATCGGCGATGCAATTGTTTCCCCCATATTCTGTTTTAAAGCTTTACCCACTTCCCTGACACGCCTACGCTGGTCGAGAGCAATGCAATTCCACCGCCAAGATTCTGAGTAGGGAGTAAGTCCGGTAAGTTCGGCGCGGTAATAAGCTTCTCTGTTACAGATGCCAAATAGTCCGCTAGCATCTAACGAACCACCGCGATCGCGGAATGCTTCGACTCTAGCAAAGAGCAAAGCTTCTTTATCCTTCATTCCTTTATCCAAAGCTTTCTTGTACTTACTCGCAAACTTAGGGCCAGCCGAGTTAGATTGGTTCCACAAGTCAGTTCCGTTAACCAAAGCTTCTGGGTAACGTTTGGAGTCAATCCCCATAGCTGTCATCTTTCTATGCGTTGCAGCAGATTGACGTTGTAGTGCTGCAAGACATCTTTCATCTGCTTGAGCAACGGAAATATTTTTAGCCTTATTCCAGCTGCAAAATCCCTTATTTGTGACGTGGTTGCCTGGATCTGTATGACCGAAATATATAGATCTAACTTTGCCAGAATAAGTCATATTGCCCTCAGCTGCTGCTACGGCGATGCTACCTGGGGATTTCTTCGAGGCAAATAAGGTTGATGCAGACATACCTTGCCCCTGTTTTGGTTTATCGGTTTGAGGCTTCACCTTTGGCAAAGAAGAAACAGGCGATCGCTCGTTTGACACAGAAGAAGGCGCAGGTTGCGAATCGAAGGGGCGATCGCCCTCCATGCCGAAATCTAACATTGCCGACGGAGTAGTTTTGGAAGTAGAAATCACTGCATCCCTATCGCGTCCAGCTACATCTGACACGACTGAAGAAGCCTTGGCTGTTTGACTTCCAACTACAAGCATCAGAAAACTAGCGATCAGTTTAGGGATGATGCGAAAGTTCATATTTATGGTGAATGGGGAATAGGGAATGGTTAAAGGGAGAATATCGCCGTCTCTACAAGAGCGGGAATTCGGTGCCCCATACGGGAATTAGGGGTAATGGAGAATGGAGAATGGGGGCTGCCAATGCCCAATTACCCGTTTACTGTTGCTGCAACATTTGCTCTAGAAGCTTTTTCGACGGCTCAACCAGCGCCCACCTACCATCCGGCTGCTTATTAAGCACGGCAAATTGCAACTCGTTGGCACTACCGAGAGCTTCACCCGCACGCCGAAATCCGTAGTTAGGCGATTTCAGCCCGCACATACGGAACAAATAAACTGGCACTTCTTCGCTGGAGAAAATCGCGCAATTTCCTCTGTGAGGCTGCACCCGACCATCAAACGGCGCATACACTGCCTTACCATTCAACGCAATTGTCAAGTCGCCAAGTCCGCTAACTACGGCATGACCAGCTACCACATCCCCTGGTTGCAGTTCCCACTTCTGGTAAAGCTGTATTTCTCTGGACGCTTCCGCTGGGGCTTTTTGCGTGCAGCCGACCAAATTCAGCAGCACCAACGCTGCTGCAATTCCCCCCCTAAGACTTTTTAAATCCATAACCTACAAACGTTTCTCCCTCATAGAGAATGACTAGCGATGTTTGCGGCTCGAACGCCAAGGGGTAAATTTCTCGCTCGGTCGTCGCTCCTACACGAATGCTCAAACTCGGCAACCGACAGTAAGGCTCTTTGATGATTTCCTGCACTTTGCGGCGTGCGCTGCGCTCTGGAACGGTCATAAGTTGTGCTAACTGCTCCCGCGATAGAACCGCTTTCGGCTGTACAATTTCAGAGCAGACGGGGTTGCGATTAGATTCAGGTATCCGCTCTCTGATTACCAAAGTTGGTAGATTGAACGACCAGCCGAGAGTCGCCAACAGGTACCCACCAGCCAGAAGACCACCAGCAGCCAGCAGATTTTTCAGCATGGCTGCTTGCGTTTTAATTTGGGTTAACATCTTGTTTGCGTTTTGCCGCGATTATCAATGCAAGGCAATACAGGACAATTAGTGAGCTGTTCCACATTTAATGTGTCTATAGTCACTAGCCAAAAGTCTTGAAGCCTAAAGTTTTCTTTTTTTGCTTTTTGCCTTTTGACTTGCTTAGTTAGGTTCGGTCTGGCGAGCGGGCAGTTGTCCACAAGAAATGCTGTTGCCGAACCAGTCGGGTGATAGATGAAAGCCAACCAACTACAACGTTTTAATCTTGTTAAACTGTTTGATATTTTTATCTTTCATGGTATTTTTTTGTCTAAACTTGGCTGGGTGTAGAAGCTCGAAGCCGCTCTGGTTGGGGGATTGACTAACCGTAGCAGCACGTTTTTGCAACGATTGGCGCGTCTCTTACACGTATAGTTACAACGCAAACTAATGCAAAGTAAAAACTCTATTGTTTCGTTTTTGGGGGAACTCTTATGGGAGATACCTCTATTAATAAATCACTTATCCGGAAAAAACACTATTTCATTACTTCATCTTTTTGATGCATTAAACCAGTGTATTGAATCAAGGCGATGCATTGATGAAGCATTATTTATCAAAACGTGAAGCATTAGGTGAAGCATTAATTTACAAGCACCCTGGCTAAGAGTAATTTACGATAGTAAAATATAAATAAATATGACATTTATAAGTATTTTATGGCTGTAAAACCTAAAAAAGTAGAACCGTTAACTGCTGAAGAAGAAGAGTATTGGAATGTTTTGCAGTCAGAATTGATAAATGGTAAAGGAAGTATCTGTATAAGCCAAAGCAACTTTACCAAACTTTGCCAGGAAAATTCCTTAAATTGTTCTACTGCTACTGCTCGTAGAAAGTTGTTACGAATGCAGGAAGTAGGACTTATCTCTATGGAGCGAGAAGGTAAGGGCAACAATCCCTATAAAATTAATTGGTTAGGATATGGAGATTACAATAAACTTGAAGCTAGTAAGGAAGTCACCCCACTTACGGGGACTGTACCACTCGATTCACCGCTATATTTGAAACGCGATGCTGATGAAGTTTGTATGC
The Microcoleus sp. FACHB-831 DNA segment above includes these coding regions:
- a CDS encoding YgiT-type zinc finger protein, with translation MFDKILQRIRQKIGAQQYVRTLHAKEEMEDDGLTIYDIEQGIMTGEVLERQKDRATSEPKYRIRGETVGGGEVEIIAKLSLTYTLKPRKCQMVCHYCRKEGVQNRRITRTYGKGEDLLVIENIPVVSCPNCGERYLTAATLHEIERIKLQRKTLAVERLVEVASFPL
- a CDS encoding M23 family metallopeptidase, which translates into the protein MNFRIIPKLIASFLMLVVGSQTAKASSVVSDVAGRDRDAVISTSKTTPSAMLDFGMEGDRPFDSQPAPSSVSNERSPVSSLPKVKPQTDKPKQGQGMSASTLFASKKSPGSIAVAAAEGNMTYSGKVRSIYFGHTDPGNHVTNKGFCSWNKAKNISVAQADERCLAALQRQSAATHRKMTAMGIDSKRYPEALVNGTDLWNQSNSAGPKFASKYKKALDKGMKDKEALLFARVEAFRDRGGSLDASGLFGICNREAYYRAELTGLTPYSESWRWNCIALDQRRRVREVGKALKQNMGETIASPILVASAPTKVAQKVQRDLRFAAALRDRQPKPATFLPNSPALSFEPVVEPPPILVASAGKYLPVVQRSAIALVSQVRSDTPALSFEPDEPETVPAILLEQPSDEGKVEPPPKLQPLTPASDNNEATVSDIDSWTPNMKKAAYKGDYVASYTVTSPYGMRMHPVTGGYRFHGGVDLATPSGTNIYAIGKPGTQTNLWCWTDSKGGGLVATMTSPSLPSLKFDALHLSWCKADTNGPKIKVDAGKVVGGTGNTGRSTGPHLHFQVKDLKSGKRISPKKGQISWVLTGKEPKKLSQK